The Amaranthus tricolor cultivar Red isolate AtriRed21 chromosome 6, ASM2621246v1, whole genome shotgun sequence genome has a segment encoding these proteins:
- the LOC130815230 gene encoding uncharacterized protein LOC130815230: protein MAEDLVLDTAIRDWVLIPSSVVMVLIGILRYFVSKLMRTFQTPDGKIVKEGQVVIRARNLRSAADFIPPKSFRARRFYYSNEENGLLHVPKGQGQNPQAQMFSDPNMAMDMMKKNLSMIIPQTLTFAWVNFFFSGFVAAKIPFPLTQRFRSMLQNGIDLSTVDVSYVSSRSWYFLNLFGLRGLFSLILGEDNAMDDTQRMMQMGGFGFDSSKSLGAEKDGLDIVQHEWVLPKIEQRAAAVLRKLAKS, encoded by the exons ATGGCGGAAGATCTAGTGTTAGATACAGCCATTAGAGACTGGGTATTAATACCTTCATCAGTAGTCATGGTTCTCATTGGTATCCTTCGTTATTTCGTCTCTAAACTCATGCGTACCTTTCAAACCCCTGATGGAAAAATCGTCAAAGAAGG GCAAGTGGTAATTAGGGCTAGGAACTTAAGGTCTGCTGCTGATTTCATCCCCCCCAAGTCTTTTCGTGCTCGTCGATTCTATTACAGCAATGAG GAAAATGGACTTCTACATGTTCCCAAAGGGCAAGGTCAAAATCCTCAAGCTCAAATGTTCTCTGATCCAAACATGGCCATGGATATGATGAAGAAGAATCTATCAATGATTATACCTCAG ACTCTCACTTTTGCTTGGGTGAACTTCTTCTTCTCTGGTTTTGTTGCAG CCAAAATCCCATTTCCCCTGACTCAGAGGTTCAGGTCGATGCTTCAGAATGGTATAGACTTGAGCACTGTTGATGTGAGTTATGTCAGCAGCCGATCATG GTATTTCCTCAACCTGTTTGGACTACGGGGTTTGTTCAGCTTAATTCTAGGGGAGGATAATG cTATGGATGACACTCAACGCATGATGCAAATGGGTGGTTTTGGCTTTGACTCATCAAAG AGCTTGGGCGCTGAGAAAGACGGGCTTGACATTGTTCAGCATGAATGGGTCCTTCCTAAAATTGAACAGCGAGCTGCAGCGGTGCTTAGGAAACTTGCCAAGTCATGA